The following proteins are co-located in the Syngnathus scovelli strain Florida chromosome 5, RoL_Ssco_1.2, whole genome shotgun sequence genome:
- the si:ch211-286b5.5 gene encoding guanine nucleotide-binding protein G(I)/G(S)/G(O) subunit gamma-10 yields MSNNNASNNLIVAQRAVKQLRLEASIRRIKVSQAAAELRNFCLQNASKDPLLVGVPSSDNPFRPPKSCSLF; encoded by the exons ATGTCCAATAACAACGCCAGCAACAACTTAATCGTCGCTCAAAGGGCCGTGAAGCAGCTCCGTTTGGAGGCCAGCATCCGGAGGATCAAG GTGTCTCAGGCTGCTGCCGAGTTGAGGAACTTCTGTCTGCAAAATGCCTCCAAGGACCCCCTCCTGGTCGGTGTGCCTTCCAGCGATAATCCTTTCCGACCACCAAAGTCCTGCTCCCTGTTCTGA